One Rosa chinensis cultivar Old Blush chromosome 5, RchiOBHm-V2, whole genome shotgun sequence genomic region harbors:
- the LOC112202261 gene encoding probable disease resistance protein At1g61300 has protein sequence MSNRDFEAFQATSQAMEKVMMALKDDKAAVIGVYGRGGIGKTTLVKHVGSQAKKDKLYDQVIVVVISQSPDLRNIQGTLADLLGLNLENKSEFEFGYERAVKRAVRLKEGIMRGNRILIILDDLWKRIELSAIGIPSCYELQKCNSKVLLTTRRLNVCQHLIRRRFFKIVCEDSKKVF, from the exons ATGTCTAACAGAGACTTTGAAGCATTTCAAGCAACAAGCCAAGCCATGGAGAAGGTCATGATGGCACTAAAAGATGATAAGGCTGCTGTCATCGGGGTGTATGGAAGGGGAGGCATCGGAAAGACAACTCTAGTGAAACATGTTGGTTCACAAGCCAAAAAAGATAAACTTTATGATCAAGTGATTGTGGTTGTCATATCTCAAAGCCCCGACTTGAGAAATATTCAAGGCACATTGGCAGATTTGCTTGGCTTGAATTTGGAGAATAAATCAGAATTTGAATTTGGATATGAAAGAGCAGTTAAAAGAGCCGTTAGATTGAAGGAGGGGATAATGAGAGGAAATAGGATCCTCATAATCTTGGATGACCTTTGGAAAAGAATAGAATTGTCAGCCATAGGAATTCCAAGCTGTTATGAGCTTCAAAAATGCAATTCGAAGGTCCTACTTACTACAAGGAGATTAAATGTTTG TCAACATCTTATCAGAAGAAGATTCTTTAAAATTGTTTGTGAAGATAGCAAGAAAGTCTTCTGA